A genomic stretch from Dissulfuribacter thermophilus includes:
- a CDS encoding polysaccharide deacetylase family protein has translation MRRGLVFGAAGFLSFWAYEFFCPRSTFFGRVKTHAPREVDAVGLLFERCPNKNTIFHVEVLLDQNVPGTMFIEELRARDYPETLRLMKLFELGVHGMDNSPLIFKSRFEIRKRLRGAMATAHDLAGRQPRFLMPPRGLKDITLLKEAASLGLTVILPRLRLKGGQRLKDPVDNVLEKVLPGDFILIPENTAPRDLEQLIIGLRSLGLGCWGLSGLI, from the coding sequence ATGAGAAGGGGATTAGTATTTGGGGCTGCAGGATTTTTGAGTTTTTGGGCGTATGAATTTTTTTGTCCCAGATCTACTTTTTTTGGCAGGGTAAAGACCCATGCTCCCAGAGAAGTTGATGCAGTAGGCCTTTTATTTGAAAGATGTCCCAATAAAAATACCATATTCCATGTTGAGGTCCTGTTGGATCAGAATGTTCCAGGGACGATGTTTATAGAAGAGCTCAGGGCGCGAGATTATCCAGAGACTTTGAGGCTCATGAAATTATTCGAGCTTGGTGTGCATGGGATGGATAATAGCCCTCTTATTTTCAAATCTAGATTCGAGATCAGAAAGAGACTTAGGGGAGCAATGGCCACTGCCCACGATCTTGCTGGAAGGCAACCAAGGTTTTTAATGCCTCCCAGGGGTCTTAAGGACATCACTCTTTTAAAGGAGGCTGCAAGCTTAGGCCTTACAGTTATACTCCCGAGGCTCAGATTAAAAGGAGGCCAAAGACTTAAGGACCCAGTAGATAATGTCTTGGAGAAAGTGCTTCCAGGAGATTTTATTTTGATCCCTGAAAATACCGCCCCTAGAGACTTAGAGCAATTGATTATTGGGCTTCGGAGTCTTGGCCTTGGGTGTTGGGGACTTAGTGGCCTTATCTAA
- a CDS encoding polyprenyl synthetase family protein, giving the protein MKKSPLEPFKKDLVEIERHLENCLGCEHPLVQEVSRYIVFSGGKRIRPVLTVACARLFGIENDDCYRLSVVPEYLHAASLLHDDVVDEGELRRGKLPAYKVWGNRITILSGDYLYARAIEIASSFGNAEIDAVIAKTVQKMSEGEIIQLVQSKDPELTLEVYYSIIERKTGALIAASAMIGGLFAGAPKALCKSLYVFGDLIGKAFQIVDDLLDYTGDENELGKGIGTDLKEGKVTVPLIYAFKMSDPQVREKIKKILSQENISDDEVNWVRSVILSTGALEASFNEAKGHIDNAIKELNKMPESETVGHLVNLSRYILERRR; this is encoded by the coding sequence ATGAAGAAAAGTCCACTAGAGCCATTTAAGAAAGATCTTGTAGAAATTGAGCGTCATCTTGAAAACTGTCTGGGATGTGAACATCCACTAGTCCAGGAAGTCTCTAGGTATATAGTATTTTCAGGGGGAAAGCGTATAAGGCCCGTACTTACAGTGGCCTGCGCAAGACTCTTTGGTATAGAAAATGATGACTGTTATAGATTGTCTGTGGTCCCTGAGTATCTTCACGCAGCAAGTCTATTACACGACGATGTTGTAGACGAGGGAGAGCTTAGACGGGGAAAGCTACCAGCATATAAGGTCTGGGGAAACCGCATAACTATTCTTTCAGGGGATTATCTCTATGCTAGGGCCATTGAGATAGCAAGTTCATTTGGGAATGCAGAAATCGATGCTGTAATTGCAAAGACCGTCCAAAAAATGTCAGAAGGTGAGATTATTCAACTTGTTCAATCAAAAGATCCTGAACTCACTCTTGAGGTTTACTATTCCATAATAGAGAGAAAGACGGGGGCCCTGATTGCCGCATCAGCCATGATAGGAGGGCTGTTTGCAGGGGCCCCAAAGGCCCTTTGTAAGAGTCTGTATGTATTTGGGGATCTAATTGGAAAGGCCTTTCAAATTGTAGATGACCTCCTGGATTACACGGGAGATGAGAATGAGCTTGGAAAGGGCATTGGCACAGATTTAAAGGAAGGTAAGGTAACTGTCCCTCTAATTTATGCATTTAAAATGTCCGATCCCCAAGTAAGGGAAAAGATAAAAAAGATCCTTAGTCAGGAAAACATTTCCGATGATGAAGTCAATTGGGTGAGATCAGTAATTTTGTCTACTGGAGCGCTAGAAGCCTCCTTCAATGAGGCCAAAGGCCATATAGACAATGCCATTAAAGAGCTAAACAAGATGCCAGAGAGTGAGACTGTTGGGCATCTCGTAAACCTTTCTAGATATATTCTTGAGAGGAGGCGATGA
- the mutS gene encoding DNA mismatch repair protein MutS, whose translation MGQNYTIREKFQLEIGLEIIGILSHVSYMTPMFKQYMAIKEEYPDAILLFRMGDFYEMFFEDAEEASRILDITLTSRNREKDQKVPMCGVPAHSADPYISKLVKAGKKVAICEQVEDPKKAKGLVKREVIRVLTPGLITEEEGLTPNANNYLLAINPGKKRTEPWGLSYMDLSTGEFRLTDLKDKEECLEEIFRLEPAELLLPEEIEAEPIFEPFLNDLHRIFPKLFTTRRPFQLFKKERAERTLVEHFKVKGLEGFGINTLNKAIGAAGALLLYAKETQKAGLSHIEPPRAYHLHEFLIIDEASKRNLELVSNNIDGGRTNTLLSILDQTLTPMGGRLLKRWILYPLIDPLKINRRLDAVEFLCTEHKVFDLIRSSLKRVHDLERLLSRAVIGTINPRELLALRESLSAIPEIKEVLSNLKDPKAHTLVAIEKGLNSLKSLRDLLSNAIREDAPQLIRDGRIIKKGFNQELDEIIELQENAKGFIAEIEARERERTQIPNLKIGFNKVFGYYLEVTKTHKDKVPQDYIRKQTLVNAERYITQELKELEEKILSAQERRITLEQKLFDEIKQSVVDQREKLQENARLLAKLDCLQSLSAVAQKHSYKRPIVSDGDEITLKKMRHPVIENVIGKDTFVPNDIHLDDDKEQFIIITGPNMAGKSTVLRSTALNVLMAQMGSFVPCEYAAIGIVDRIFTRVGATDYLSRGQSTFMVEMSETANILHNATPKSLVILDEIGRGTSTYDGLAIAWAVSEELLKIGGKGVKTLFATHYHELTRLENDFDRVKNLSVAVKEWGEEIIFLYTLKKGPANKSYGIHVAALAGIPGSVVERAQEFLEKIENSNSAEIKSKKKRPIQMSLPFECPERCLKLKKVGERIQTIDINNTTPLEALNFLAMLKGELKSE comes from the coding sequence ATGGGGCAAAATTACACTATCAGAGAAAAATTCCAACTGGAAATTGGTCTTGAAATCATAGGCATTTTATCTCATGTTTCTTATATGACTCCAATGTTCAAACAATATATGGCAATTAAAGAGGAATACCCCGACGCCATCTTACTCTTCAGAATGGGGGACTTCTATGAAATGTTTTTTGAAGATGCAGAGGAGGCATCTCGTATCCTTGACATCACCCTTACCAGTAGAAACAGAGAAAAAGATCAGAAAGTGCCCATGTGTGGGGTACCAGCCCATTCTGCAGATCCATATATATCTAAATTAGTAAAAGCAGGCAAAAAGGTCGCCATTTGCGAGCAAGTAGAAGATCCCAAAAAGGCAAAGGGGCTTGTCAAAAGGGAAGTCATCAGGGTCCTTACTCCAGGACTCATCACAGAAGAAGAAGGGCTCACCCCCAATGCAAATAATTACCTTCTCGCCATAAACCCCGGGAAAAAGAGGACTGAACCATGGGGTCTATCATATATGGATCTTTCAACAGGAGAATTTAGATTAACCGATCTAAAAGACAAAGAAGAATGCCTGGAGGAAATATTCAGGCTAGAACCAGCAGAACTACTACTTCCTGAAGAAATTGAAGCTGAACCAATATTTGAGCCATTTCTTAATGACCTACACCGAATATTCCCCAAACTTTTCACCACTCGACGCCCTTTTCAACTATTTAAAAAAGAACGGGCTGAAAGGACACTTGTAGAACACTTCAAGGTAAAAGGTCTTGAAGGATTTGGTATAAATACACTCAATAAGGCTATTGGTGCAGCAGGGGCCCTCCTACTATATGCCAAGGAGACTCAAAAGGCTGGACTCAGCCACATTGAACCCCCAAGAGCCTACCACCTCCATGAGTTTCTCATCATTGACGAAGCAAGCAAAAGGAACCTAGAACTAGTCTCAAACAACATAGATGGTGGTAGAACTAATACCCTGCTCTCGATATTAGACCAGACACTGACCCCTATGGGAGGAAGGCTCCTTAAAAGGTGGATACTTTATCCCCTAATCGACCCCCTAAAAATAAACCGTCGATTGGATGCTGTTGAATTTCTTTGCACCGAGCATAAAGTCTTTGACCTCATTCGCTCCTCATTAAAAAGGGTACATGATTTAGAAAGGCTGCTTTCACGTGCAGTTATTGGGACTATTAACCCAAGGGAACTACTGGCACTTAGGGAATCCCTTAGCGCCATTCCCGAGATCAAGGAAGTGCTCTCAAACCTGAAGGACCCAAAGGCCCATACCCTAGTAGCTATTGAAAAAGGACTCAACTCCTTAAAGTCATTAAGAGATCTACTCTCTAATGCCATAAGAGAGGATGCGCCACAACTTATCAGGGATGGACGTATAATTAAGAAAGGATTCAACCAAGAATTAGATGAAATCATAGAGCTTCAAGAGAATGCAAAGGGCTTCATAGCTGAAATCGAGGCTAGGGAACGGGAAAGGACCCAAATTCCTAATCTCAAAATAGGCTTCAACAAGGTCTTTGGCTATTACCTAGAGGTCACCAAGACTCATAAGGACAAGGTGCCCCAGGACTACATTCGAAAACAGACCCTGGTCAATGCCGAACGCTATATAACTCAGGAACTAAAGGAACTAGAAGAAAAAATTCTCTCTGCCCAAGAACGACGTATCACACTAGAACAAAAACTCTTTGATGAAATCAAACAAAGCGTCGTAGACCAGAGAGAAAAATTGCAGGAGAACGCAAGACTCTTAGCAAAACTTGATTGTCTCCAGTCCTTATCTGCTGTTGCCCAAAAACATTCATATAAAAGGCCCATTGTCTCTGATGGCGATGAAATAACCTTGAAAAAAATGCGGCACCCGGTGATCGAAAATGTAATAGGAAAAGACACCTTTGTGCCAAATGACATCCACCTAGATGACGACAAAGAACAATTCATAATTATCACTGGGCCAAACATGGCAGGAAAATCCACTGTCCTTAGATCCACTGCGCTAAATGTTCTAATGGCGCAAATGGGGAGCTTCGTGCCCTGTGAATACGCAGCAATAGGGATTGTAGACAGGATATTTACGAGAGTTGGAGCAACGGATTACCTCTCCAGAGGACAGAGCACATTTATGGTGGAGATGAGCGAAACCGCAAATATCCTCCACAATGCCACGCCTAAGAGCCTAGTGATCCTTGATGAAATAGGTAGAGGAACCAGCACCTATGATGGACTTGCCATTGCATGGGCTGTTTCAGAAGAACTATTGAAGATCGGTGGAAAGGGAGTTAAGACCCTTTTTGCAACTCACTATCATGAACTTACCCGTCTGGAAAATGATTTCGATAGGGTAAAAAACCTGTCTGTGGCAGTTAAGGAATGGGGGGAGGAAATCATCTTTCTTTATACACTAAAAAAGGGGCCTGCCAATAAGAGTTATGGAATACATGTGGCGGCTCTTGCTGGAATCCCGGGATCAGTGGTTGAAAGAGCACAGGAATTCCTTGAAAAAATTGAAAATTCTAATTCAGCAGAAATAAAATCAAAAAAGAAAAGACCCATACAAATGAGCTTGCCTTTTGAATGCCCCGAAAGGTGTCTTAAGCTCAAAAAGGTTGGAGAACGTATTCAAACCATAGACATCAATAATACAACTCCCCTTGAGGCCTTGAACTTTCTTGCTATGTTGAAGGGGGAACTGAAGTCAGAATGA
- a CDS encoding GspE/PulE family protein: MNNTKNNQDIETKLLEAELYANQGLIEDAKSIYDAILAEAGDDIPESLKEDIETKIHELSSSNKSDETTLGEVIEDEFEKSYLNCLGLFEAGFYKEAIEELNSLLNTGKKTDLIHGMIGEAYLRLDMPFDAIEHLEKAIASNDLTQEKRLEYLYLLSLTYEKTGSVAMAIECLEEIMRIDPNFRNASQRLEDLTQTARKFGRFYYLIKEGILTEEQLEKAKEIARSSKKSIEDVLLNQFGIDKAELGKSLSEYFRTDFVEFNELEVGTAPSCIKGIKEQFFRSNSCIPIKEERGLLIVAVDNPHDLVKLDNIRRAIQATDFKFVVALKEDIDKFIDYFFGKYSLAGLEEDVFDQLEIIEEDFETIEEEEEPIIDDADSVVVQLANKIIEDAYARNASDIHIESLTGKRGALIRLRIDGDLVRYQNIPYNYKRALVSRIKIMANLDIAEKRLPQDGKIKFKSRSGKTIELRVATLPTTENNEDIVLRILASTEAMPLDKIGLSEENLENLKKMIEMPYGLILVVGPTGSGKTTTLHAALGYINRPEKKIWTAEDPVEIVQEGLRQVQVHPAIGLTFARVLRAFLRADPDIIMVGETRDEETATTVIEASLTGHLVFSTLHTNSAPETVTRLLGMGMDPFNFADALLCVLAQRLVKRLCPRCKEPYEAKEEDIKELMFEYGFHPTKPLVIEKKGLLLYRAKGCGYCHNTGYKGRLAIHELLLSTDELKKLIQDKRPVFEIQEEAMKSGMLTLKQDGILKVIDGITDLKQVRAACIR, from the coding sequence ATGAATAATACTAAAAACAACCAAGACATAGAAACCAAATTATTAGAGGCTGAACTTTATGCCAATCAAGGCCTTATAGAGGATGCAAAGAGCATCTACGATGCCATCTTAGCCGAGGCTGGAGACGATATACCAGAATCCCTAAAAGAAGACATAGAGACCAAGATACATGAACTTTCTAGCTCAAATAAATCTGATGAAACTACTTTAGGTGAAGTTATCGAAGATGAATTTGAGAAATCGTACTTAAACTGCCTGGGACTCTTTGAAGCTGGATTTTATAAAGAGGCAATTGAGGAACTAAACTCTCTACTAAATACAGGAAAAAAGACTGACCTCATCCATGGCATGATAGGAGAGGCCTATCTCCGACTAGATATGCCATTTGATGCAATAGAACACCTTGAGAAGGCCATAGCGTCGAATGATCTCACACAGGAAAAAAGACTTGAATACCTTTATCTCCTGAGCCTCACATATGAAAAAACAGGATCTGTGGCAATGGCCATTGAGTGCTTAGAAGAAATCATGCGTATTGACCCAAATTTTAGAAATGCCTCACAGCGCCTTGAGGACCTTACTCAGACAGCTAGAAAATTTGGCCGATTCTACTACTTGATTAAAGAGGGCATTTTAACAGAAGAACAACTGGAAAAAGCAAAGGAAATAGCACGTTCTTCTAAGAAATCTATTGAAGACGTACTATTGAATCAATTTGGCATAGACAAGGCAGAGCTTGGAAAATCTCTTTCCGAATATTTTCGGACTGATTTTGTAGAATTCAATGAACTGGAAGTAGGTACTGCTCCATCGTGCATAAAAGGAATAAAAGAACAGTTCTTTAGGAGCAACTCCTGTATCCCAATAAAAGAAGAACGGGGATTACTTATTGTAGCAGTTGACAACCCCCACGATCTTGTAAAGCTTGACAACATAAGACGGGCAATACAGGCAACGGATTTTAAATTTGTCGTAGCCCTAAAAGAGGATATCGACAAATTCATTGACTATTTCTTTGGTAAATACTCTCTAGCAGGCCTTGAAGAAGACGTCTTTGATCAGTTGGAGATCATAGAAGAGGACTTTGAAACTATTGAGGAAGAAGAGGAGCCGATTATAGACGATGCAGACAGCGTCGTAGTACAACTTGCCAACAAAATCATAGAAGATGCCTATGCTAGAAATGCCTCTGACATACACATAGAAAGCCTCACAGGGAAAAGGGGTGCCTTGATACGCCTCAGGATCGATGGAGACCTGGTCAGATATCAAAATATTCCATACAATTATAAACGGGCCCTAGTCTCTCGTATAAAAATAATGGCAAATTTGGATATTGCTGAAAAAAGGCTTCCTCAAGACGGGAAAATAAAATTTAAGTCCCGATCTGGTAAAACTATTGAGCTTCGCGTAGCTACACTTCCCACCACCGAAAACAACGAAGATATCGTACTGAGAATACTTGCCTCCACAGAGGCCATGCCTCTGGACAAGATTGGCCTGTCTGAAGAAAACCTCGAGAATCTCAAAAAGATGATTGAAATGCCCTACGGATTAATACTAGTAGTTGGCCCCACTGGCTCTGGTAAGACCACCACCCTTCATGCTGCCTTGGGATATATCAATAGGCCAGAAAAAAAGATATGGACTGCAGAAGACCCTGTGGAAATTGTACAAGAAGGATTGAGACAGGTCCAGGTTCATCCAGCTATTGGACTTACCTTTGCAAGGGTGTTAAGGGCATTCTTGAGGGCTGATCCAGACATTATAATGGTTGGGGAGACAAGGGATGAAGAAACGGCAACCACCGTTATAGAGGCCTCTCTTACAGGTCATTTGGTATTCTCTACACTGCATACCAATTCTGCCCCAGAGACGGTTACGAGGCTTCTTGGTATGGGAATGGATCCTTTTAATTTTGCTGATGCCCTACTGTGCGTACTCGCTCAAAGGCTTGTCAAAAGACTTTGTCCCAGATGTAAAGAGCCATATGAGGCCAAGGAAGAAGACATCAAAGAGCTCATGTTTGAATACGGATTCCATCCCACGAAACCACTAGTGATAGAAAAGAAGGGCCTTTTACTATACAGGGCCAAAGGATGCGGCTATTGCCATAACACCGGCTACAAAGGCCGCCTTGCCATACACGAACTACTCTTATCTACAGACGAACTAAAAAAGCTCATTCAAGACAAAAGGCCTGTCTTTGAAATACAGGAAGAGGCCATGAAGTCTGGCATGCTGACCCTTAAACAAGACGGCATTCTTAAGGTCATTGATGGAATTACAGATCTAAAACAGGTAAGAGCAGCCTGTATTAGATAA